The DNA window ttaaatggtacgaaaaatttcgatatttttgtagtcgtatgtattcctacgccagagttcaacaTAGTCTCGTTTagctcgacgctcggctgtctccgtaaatctccgacaagcagagagtctctcttgcttgtcggagatttacggtgtcagcctagcgtttggttgaacgagactagagttcaatattgcttggatccatacaattttcgagaaacatttctattactgatacatagttggattgaattaattttatctttaaatattatttaacatgattcatatgggggtttctcgacattcttgtcgaaaaagtccaaaaattcatattataaaaatgtgcgtaattcaaatacaaattagaaactacatgtacttgtcgtGCAGATtaacatattattgattttaaaataaataaacatcgacaaaatcaactcccgtcagttcttcagtactttgattatctaTATAATCActcgttatatatttttatttaattatttacaagaGTTTAGATACAACAATATACATTGGTTAGTACATTTATCcttttttagataaatgtaCAAGTTTGTATTCATAATACGATAAATCATTGCATTTgtatctttatttcttaattttttttaaatctaattcttaaaaaaaaacccaatgaaaTGAAAGTTTATTGATTGATACAGTACGTATGATAAAGAATTGGTggtgtattttatttcttctttttttttaaagtttaatcgaaaaattttgaaaacaattacaaaacgaaattttattgataatttatttctaaataagcaattcttttttttccaggTTTTATTGGGACTTGTTCATGTTAGTCCTTCTACTAGCCAACCTTATCATCTTACCAGTAGCCATATCGTTCTTCAACAATGATCTCTCGGAGGAATGGATAGCATTCAACTGTATATCCGATACCGTGTTCTTTTTGGATATTATTATCAACTTCCGGACAGGTAAGATTTAGTATTATAGGACTGAATGGCGTTACTATCTTAATTTGGGTGTCTGCATCCAAAAATCTAGAATAATAACAGCTTTGTTTTTGTCTGTTCCGGTCTTGGAACCTAAATAAGTTATATCTCTTGGTGACAAGTGTGATTTTGGTTACtatttttacattgtatatgtgCAATTGATTCTATTTTAAGCCAGCTCAGGCTCTGTATAGCAGCACCATCGCCTTCTGATCCCGTTTTTATCTATAAGTAATTTCTGATTGCAAAATAATGACGACACaagtattagaaaaaaatagaattatctAGCTCATTAACACTGGCATATTTTATTCCATCGATAGTTGAACTAAATACACTCTGGTTCTAGTGATCAAAGTTCTGATGCTCTTTTTTTCCCAAATAGTCTTAGATACTTTAATTTAGACTTCAAGACCGAcacgtacatgtaacatgtgAAAGGGAAGGGAGCAAACCTCGATATCTGGCAAgcaaaaaattaatgacttgaaatataataatatcaGCATTCCACAAAATCCTTGTCAGGGTGGTGGTGTTGGTGGCGGTGGTCAGTGGTGTATGCCTTGTATCGTATTATTTCACCTCTAGGTGAAGTTTCCCTATACTTTTTTAACATTGTCAGATTGGAGGAAAATTCGttcaaaattcattaattttttctatgCGTATCAAGAAAATGTCAATTGTTGCTCTTGCCTACCATGAGATATTGTACCGTGACATTAAGGCAAATGACATATTACCACATAAAAAGGTGGAGTTGTGTTATGAATACTTGTAATACTGTTTGGATCCTATTTGCATAGCGTttactttaatacatgtagttgcaaGATATCAAACAAAGGGTAAGTGGTCTCGTAGCAAAGATAACCTTATTTTCTCCCTTCTGTCCAAgctacatatgtacatttatgcATGACAACCactttcaaaaatcaaattgatttGTGGGTTTTCAAGGCTCTTCTGCCATAtttcaacaatgaaaaaaaggtgaccttttttaaaatgtaatgcatattttcattgttaaaattgaaaaaaaaacattagaaGGACTTTACTACTATTTCCTAGTGTTCCCGTCAATTAGTGTAACTCCAATCGTGCTCTGGTCTGTAATTCGATGCGTGATGCTTATCATCGTTACAATGATACTCTGTCCAtgacaatattttcatcaatgtaaaaaattttgcTACACTGtagatttttcattattttgacaTGGAAACGTTTCCATTGCAAATTCTGTGAATTTGTACATTCAAGATTTGAGTATCGCCTTTGATCaacaaatattatcataatttgTAACTGTGCAACTGACATTGAAAAGTAAGGCCATATATTGTTCAAGCTTTAAGTgtattcaattttcaatattccAATTTGGTGCGTTTGCCATGATCAAATAACACATTATTACCTTGATCTTGACCTAGAGTCTTGAATCTTCAAGTATAACTTCAACATTACAAACATGTCTTCAAGTTTTTAATATGTTTGATCTATCAAATCTAACATCTTGTTGAAGACTTATGAAGATAATGTGTTATCGATTTTCTTATTTCGATATTAAAATTGCAAACATATACATAAAACGTCATCCTTTGATAATATTTCCATATTACGCAGAACCCTAGCATTGTTGAACCAGTGCATAATACATTATGTCCTCTTCTCTGGTATTACCCTGTTCAATAACCCAACAAGAAGCACTTAAAGCTCCCATACTTACGTATTAATTTCCAAATCATTGCGTGATCACGTGAAAGAAGCATGATAAGGAGTTACCCCCTTTTCTCCCTCTGCACTGTTGCATCTCCAAATACTGTGAAGATGAAATCGATTGAAGTATATATTTTTGACAGTTTTATCTAACATAACCTGAACCTAAGCGCGCCGTATTGCACATGGAGGCATCGTAGCTGCACGATTTAATGTCTCGTGTTATGTTACCAGCGTGAATAAACACTGGCCTTCTTAAGCACTTATGTTTAGATCCCAAACTCCCCGGGTTTCTGTTTAATAGCAAGTTTTCAAGAATTTGTTCCATGCAGAGTATTTGATCTTGTGCCATTTTGCCAACGAATTGTAAATCTTTCCAATAGTTTTACTTTTCATTTCactttctgtttatttttagaagaGAAACGAAATCAAAATCTCTGATTACGAATATTTTTAACGAAATCTTATTTTCTTTCCATATAGCAATTATCCatttaagatatatttaacCGTTTTATTCATGTTTCAGGTATAATTCTAAATGATTTTGCCGACGAGATTATTTTGGACCCTAAATTGATTGCCAAACATTATGTCAAGTCTTGGTTTTTCCTCGACTTAATCAGCACAATACCAATGGACTATATCTTTCTTTGGTGGGACGCAGAAGCCGACTTTTATCAAATGGTCCATGCAGGTACGGGTTTGCGAGTGGATGCAGGCTCATACTGGCAAGGTGATCATTCCCATAATTCTCTCTCTTATCACGTGACTTGTTTATTTCCGTCGTCCTGCCTTTTATTTAACCTTACTCACGTAAACGCATCAGCTTTTTTTAGAGCCTCTGTATAAAACAAGCCTTCCTCGGcttaataaaagtaaaatttgaaaattgtttgtaaCCAAAGCCTATTTGTTTTTGCATTCGTTTTGCAAAATTAAAGCTGGCTACATTCCAATTAAACGATCAATGGCCAAGTGAAAAGCGACGAATGTATCTAATTAAAATATCGGTTAATCGTCCTAGTATGATGAAGGCTTGTTTCAACATCAAATTACGCTGATTTTTAAGTATCGATTGTAAGTTGCTTTGTGTGCACTAACCTTTTTAAGCTTTCAAACATTACAGTACAAAAGCAAATTAAAAACCAAACAACCCCCTCCCCCcgcaaaaaataacaacaacaaaagaacGATAAacatgcaccccccccccccccaaaaaaaaaaacaaccccccccaaaaaaaaaaccaacaacaacaacaacaaacccGATTAAATCTGATGTTGAAAGTATATCTCCttgattttctttgaatatGTTTTCATTTCGCTGAACAATATTTGtaataattgaattaatttatttctaGTACTAGTTTTCACTTTCTGTGAGTGTTTGATTGCAAAGCTGTACACTTTTCGTTTAATTGTTGCCCTCAAAGCAAGTATCCGTAAGTTGAGAAATTATTGTGAATGGTCGCCTTGGGAATAAATATGAGAATCTTGCAAAGTGCACTACCTTATATTTAACGGGTAGGCACAAAGCATgttcttgttgatttcaatacAGGTAAGGTTTAGGTATTGATGATAGTATGTATAgaattgatgtacatgtacatgcataaagATTAAACTTTTCGTTTTGTTTAATTGTATATTGATGTTTACACGCATGCGTGTTGAGTGTCATTATGTGGTTTACTTTCCACAATTGCTATAGTTATATTTGTGAAacacttttttattgttgtcTTTTTGAGACTACAATTGCATTGAGGTATTTTAAATATggacaaaaatgaatataggCATTCACATTATCCAAAAAAATATCTAGCACTATACCATACCATATAAACCGACGGACTGAACTTTACGTCATTTGGGgtttgtgtttgttttaaattggAAACGTCATtgatgataatacatgtagtaattatAGTCCGGATCGAAAGAGTTCTTCTTTTGTCTTTGCAGTACTGAtgcatttatgcatttattgcAGGGCGAGCCTTACGAATTCTACGTCTAGCCAAACTCCTGAGTCTCCTTAGGCTGCTGCGGCTGTCGCGACTGGTTCGCTATGTTCAGCAATGGGAGGAGGTAAGATTTCCTAGGTGTATTGTGTCGTCTGCAACTATTCATGTATTGCATTGTCACAAAAAGATGTCGGAATATAGTTAAACTGTTATCAACCAGATTTTTAATTATGTCAATAAAAACGTGAGATTTGGGAGGGAAGTGATGATTATTctgtttaaaaactattaagtgACCTACAAGTTTATATACTGCATGAGTGTTTGAACACCAATTCTTCGGGCTCATTTCGTGTGCATTGTTGTGAATGCATGGTATGAATACGTACCAGTtctttcaaattctaaatacaATTAATCTTGTCACTATATAGAACTGTTCCCTTTTCGTGAAACCAACCTCCAATTTGGCCATATTTCTTTCCCAATGCATCGTTTCCGTTGTATAATGTTTGAACATTGTTACTTCTAATGTTAATACCGACATAAATCGACTGTAACTGCAATACCCTTGATACAACTTTAATCAACAACGTCAGTAAAGACGGTGCATAACAGAGGGCAGGCATCGTCTTCTACGAAACTTTAACATCATTTGTTGTTGTTAATACTGAAATATGTAGAGCACCAAGTCTCATTATTGTATCTTTTTATTTGGCTTTCCAGCTGTTAAAATCTAAGAAGGTGAGTTATGTGCTTTCAATTGTCAGTGTATCCCTAGCAACATATCAAATCTGTAATCGTAACACATGTGGACCAAACTAAAGTCATCGCGTAGACGTAGTGAGTTTAGGGAATCATCATAATTAATTGACATAATTAATTGACATTTATTAATCATCATTATGTCATTAAGCCCCAGACGTGTGTCTTAACCCCACTACAAAACATTGATCAACACTGACAACGTTTTCCTTTAACAcaaccatttttttaaatttttgtccgcctcaataaaaaaaaaactgtagcTGTGTTCTACCACGGCGTCCAAACCTGTCATCAATTTTGTTccttttaagtttaaaaaaagaatccTATAGTTACATATGTGTACTTATGGTTTTATTTCGATTAGTTTGACGCAAACCCTTGTATGACTAAGTGTGGACGACGCAGGCGCCCGGGGGTGAGTTGTGAACCGTAGGACAAACTGTCAAATCAGAGAAACTCTAGGCATTATACAGTGGGCTGTTTGAACTCCAGTGCACAGTAGAGTTCTGTTCTTTAGAATGCAATGCACGAAGGGCTGGAGCTCGGTGTTTAAACTGTAACTAACTAGTTATGTTGGAATGAACTGTCACACCAGGCTATACCCATCATAATCTACCTGTCATGtcttataactacatgtattataactattattcatatatatatactaggtGTATGATTCTTGTGTCAGACTTGATATGCATGCGCTGGCTATTGTATATATGTGGTATGTCATGTATTTTGCTTCAACAATTCCCTCTTTAGCCTCCTCTTTCTTTcttctgttcttttttttttggtaaaaatcaaCGAAGAAATACTTTGAAGAATATCATGATCCAAGAAAAGACTTAACTAAAGTATGTGtaccttaatttaaaaaaagaagaagaaaacagTGAGGAAGTGATGAAATATTTAGTATTTGTGCTACTTGTATATATCAACTCCATATATCAACACAATGTGCTGCTTTTTACACTGCTTTAAGTTATGTTGACAGTTTCTTGATCCTTTCAGCAACTTTTGGTTACATTGCTGACATAATATATATACGAAATAAAAGGTTTGGCTAATTACCTTTTTACCATGCTGACTTCATTCCACTTCCCTCCccgattttttaattaaaaaaaaattatccaataAAATTTTCTATTCAAATAAGGATAAATATCACGTCTGCTGTATATGAAATTGGACTGTTTTGTGACGAgcgttttgttttttcttgttGCAGTTCCTTGCTGTGGCTGGAAAGTTCATGCggatatttaatttgatatgtCTGATGTTACTCCTCGGTCACTGGAACGGCTGTCTACAGTTTCTGGTTCCCATGTTAGAGGACTTTCCAAGAGATTGTTGGGTTTCTATTGAAGAACTTAAGGTAAGAGACATAAAGGCAAGAGAAACCCTTAGGAAAATAATTTAGATTTGCAGAAGGTATAATAAACCTGTGTTTAAATTGGCCGAGTTCCCACCTATACTACCAACTAAAATGCAAGGTTTGGACCTATATAGCACAGCAGAAGCAGacatatacatatttaatgAAGCATCGGttgaatgtgttttttttcttcttcctgaaatgaaaaattgatgAAGGTAAACCACAAAGCTGTCAgacatatatatacacagtgTGAGGGAGAGGGTGTTTAGCGGGGGTGTATTCTCACCGAAGCCAAGAGGTGATAATAATAGGGGGAAATCAAGCAGCAATTCAGTTTTGATTAAGGAAAAAATGTACTAGAGCAACCTTTTTTTATCTATAGAGCCCCTGATTGCTTTCTAGCATTCCCTGTGAGAAAACCATTCACACAAGATActtgatgtttgaaaaaaaaccatgttgatttagttttttatttttctcttaagATATCTATAAcatggtttattttttattttcatataatagccacagtatatatttctttctaaaaatatattaattattgaaATCCTTAAAAAAGGGAACAAGTACTATGCATGGCGTTTTAGTTAATTTTTCTAATCATGCTACGGTCCTATCTAATATACAAATCAGTAAAATAGTTTCAAGGTCATTCGGGATCCTATCAATTTGTTGTGATTACTGTCGTTGCCAAACTGAACTACATaagtatatatgtttttaatgaaGTGAACATTAAGATTATTTATGTACGTAGCTGCATAACcagagcttttttttttaaatttttgaattaagctcttaatattttttaagatgttGATAGTCCACagttttgggattttttttatatttcagaatGCTTCATGGTGGACCCAGTATACGTGGGCTTTGTTCAAAGCTCTGTCACATATGCTTTGCATAGGGTATGGTCGTTTCCCGCCACAAAATATGACAGACACGTGGCTTACAATTTTGAGCATGCTCAGTGGTGCTACATGCTACGCGCTTTTCCTTGGACACACTACAACGATAATTCAATCTTTTGATACATCACGAAGACTTTATAACGAGAAGGTATGTGTACCATATCGTTCATGCTATTGAAAATACTTTTgcacaaaaatttaatttttaaaatcaaaaaatttgatCTTGTGATAGAGAAAATGTGTACTATCAAAGCAGAATATTTTAAGCAAATGTAATTTAACATTTGATGCCATGATAATAAGATTCACAAACCTCTGGTACTCTTTTTGAGTTGAAAACATCATCCTCAGTCTCtaattaaaagatatttatcAATACATTATTGTCAATTTCATCAAAACTTGGTTTctataatgttaaatatttcaaagtatTGATATACCAAGTATATGATTTATAGAATACAACGTGTCGTTTTGGTCTCTTTTATCATAAAGGTTTAAGTAACgaatttttatcaaaagagCTCATTTTAACAGCAATATAAAATCTTTCCAAACTTCAGGTTGCTTTAATTGAACATTAAAAACACAAATGTGCAGACCGGCTCATTTATAGACTGACTAAGCTCAATCCATATCCCAAGTACCATACTGTACTGCAGTTTCAGGTGGACGTGTAATTAAGAACACATAATGACGCGAGGTAAAATGAACTGATCAAAATCTCCAGAGGTCAATTTTTCCTTGATTTTTGTACTCTAATGGTATTGTTTATGTCTGATGACGTCATTGCCTTCTCATAAACGGCTTTTGTGAGTTTAGTTAATGTCCAGGCCTACTCATTAAGACAATGCTCAAGCGTCGATGACAGGCGCTTTGTAGATAACAAGATACAAAAATCCCAATTCGTCTACaccagatattttttttttgcaataacaTTCATTATTGTAACTGACGGGGATTCATTCTCCACCTACAAAAAACCTGAGGGATTGTCTTTAGAAAGGTAAATTAAAAATCCTATTCttataaaaactgaatatatacTAGAAGTCAGGTGATATAAGTAAGTGTACATGCATGAGTAAGTAAggaaaaatacacatatacatgaatagtacatatatatacttgtaaactatatgtttaatgACTATGTATTCTATCTTAATTTTAGTTCAAACAAGTTGAAGAATACATGATATACAGAAAGCTTCCGAGAAAACTGAGACAGAAAATATCTGAATACTATGAACACCGTTACCAAGGCAAAATGTTTGACGAAGACAATATACTGGACGAATTAAACGAGGTTTTAAGACAGGTAGGGTACATCATAGAGGCCATAGACtgcaattttacaaataataacGCGAAATATTGCTGTTGAGGTAATGATCTAGCCAATGAAAGGTTCAAACAGGAAGATACATGTACTGCTTTCAATGATGGTtcataacaaattaaatatgaaacgAAAATCGGGATTATTTTTCCCACTATTGAATatagaatgtaaaaaaaatgttttatcttctatcaaatttatttaaaaccatAGAATACgggaaaatatatatcaaatcaatTGTGACATCATTATAGATCAAgcatctaaaatatattttgagattGTTTACTAGCCtaggatcttttttttttaagtgttatATGTTTCTCTATTTGCAGTTAACGTGAAATATGAgtattttaactattttttaatgaaacgaAACAAAGATATAAGTGATTACAATTTATTGTAATGTTTAGAAACAATTTAATATAATATCTTTGAGTTTTATCCGTAAAGTTAGATATATTTTAACCTTTTTGCAGTGTATAACACTGTTTGTATACGGTTTTCAGGAGGTGATCAACCACAACTGTCGAGCTCTGGTCAAATCCGTGCCATTCTTCACAAACGCCGATCCTCAGTTCGTGTCGGCGGTCATAAGTAAATTAGAATTCGAAGTCTTTCAACCGGGGGATTATGTAATTAGGGAGGGAACTATgggaaataaaatgtacttcATCCAGGAGGGCATCGTCGACATTATCACCAAGGACAATGAAATCGCCACCTCGCTTTCTGATGGCTCATATTTTGGCggtatagtttttgtttttgttttgaatctTCAGTGATTATTGTGTGCGTAAGATACTTGTATCTATGACTGTTAAACACTGCATGAGTATAACGAAATATCAGCTTGTTAAACTTTAGTTATATATGCATAAGGTCACTGGAATATATTTTTCTCTTAGACAACAATGTGTAAATTTGGGGTTTTTCATTAAATGAACTTCTTTTTGTAGAGATATGCCTGCTTACCAATGCAAAACGAGTGGCTAGTGTGCGGGCAGAAACATACGTCAATTTATATTCACTGTCAGTACAACATTTCAATTCAGTACTGGAACGATATCCGCTCATGCGCAGAACGATGGAAAGTGTTGCCGCAGAACGACTAACGAAAATCGGCAAAAATCCGAGCATCGTTAGTAGTAGAGCGGATCTGGAGGAGGACCAGAAATTAGTCAATGAGATCGTCATGGAATCCACCCCTGTCGTAACGAGTGCTAGTGAAGACGAGGACAAAGATTCAGACGACAGCTCCGAGAGTTCGAAAAGCTCGCGCAGGaagaaaaaattcaagttcGATTTCACAGGAAAGTTGCAAAAAATCACTGAGGAAAGGAAGTCGAAATCAAGAGAGAGCCTTCACAAGGATTCCCTTGATATGCCAAACGGGAAAATGGAAAAGTTGCGCAAGATGCCGTCCGGTTCCAATTTGTTTGGGCTACGAGTAGGTTTTGCAGGGTTTTCTGACAGAAAACGATCGGAAAGTGTGGGAGCGAATTTGAATTCAATAGAACATCATTCTGGGTCGGGCCAATCGGGGCAAAGTTATCTTCCTCGTAGGGCCAGTTTTCTTGGAACGAAGTTCTTTAAACCGAAAGAaccaaagaaagaaaagaaagaaaggaCCAGATCAACGGGAGGAAATGATTCACCATCATCAGATGGGAAAGGCGGTGTGATTCAGTTCCTAACAGTTCCCCTTCAAGCTGATCTGAGGCATAAACTAAAGGGAAAGAAATCGAAATCAGAACACTCGGTTTCACAAAAAGAACCTCCCACCAATATGCATTCCCAGGACATCATTGAGGAATCTCCTCTCAATGTGCAATCAGGAAGCGATAGTATACCTGAAACAGTGGTGCATCAGACCGATAGGGCTAAAGAATGCGTCTATCAGATAGAGGATATAGATGAGTCATCACCCAGTTCCCATCTTtaagtattttcatttttttaatttaatttcataaaaatttcaTCGTTCGAATTTAGTGTACACTTCGGAAgatttttatcataaagtttaaTTACAAGATTCAATATGCCATATCATAAAGATAATATTTGACtttttaatgcaattttatTATGCAACCAGGTATAAATACATGTGGATTTAATAGTACAACAAAGTTTAAATTCTTTAAGGATTCTAgtgtttttttctctttattgaaaattgtaAGGCAGCATAAATATTTCTTAAGAATAGAaacttttgtaaaatataattaattaataaatatgtcTACCCTCGATTGAGAAAGTTGGATAATAGTCACATTTATTAAGTTATTTCAGCCCTATATTTGCATTCTGATAATTTTATAtagtaaagaaaattttatttggtttagtACATGTAGCATTTATATCAAACACATCAATAAATGATTGGATTGTGGTTTCGTAGTTAATTGGGAAaactataactttttttttttaattttcgaaaGCGAGAGAAACGAAAACTTTTGttgtttgaaatacaaaataaagcCCACcctcttaaatattttaaagatatatggTAACATAAAAGATAAATGTAGACTAAGACCTTTTATCTGAACTTTTTATCTTTAAACAGTGTTTTATTCGCGAAAAAATTTATTCATCACAGAATTATCATAAGGTTGTAATAAAAAGGCTTTATTATGCTACAAATTGGACATCTACAGCTAAGATACCTCATGATTTAATTGAAACTCTATATCATACCACTGTATGCATATCAAGTAATACTGTTTTTCCTTTGACGAAGTGCGTGTTGCTTCAATCGTCCaccatggttttttttcttttcttagtGCATTAGGATGAACCacttctttgtaaaaaaaaaattgtgtctgTAACCGCTTTATGTAAGAAAAACAAGAAGTCcagatatatttaattttagtttgaaaacatgaaatttcaAGGTTCGCGAGATTGATTTTCATGTGCCATGTGTAAGAGTTGCAATATTATTGCTACATCACACAGTGATATAATGAgacattttactgtttttatgaGGGTAATTGCCTTGTcttgttcattattttttcgTATTATTGTTTAGTGTTTTAATATTATTGTAGTGCATATACAATGCACATCATGCGTGCCAAATTGTCTTTTTTGTAGTGTGTAGTTTACAACGAATTTTGTTACTTTAATGTCTCGGTTTGCATATTTTGACGATCAACTATTTTTCCTCTTAAAATTCAAAGCTTTAACTTCATTGGTCTATCagtattataaattaaattagcACGAACCCTTGTTGGTTTTTATGTGTATACTGATAGTCAACTCCTTTATGCAATTGCAGAATTCATAAAACACACGGTTAGATTTATTTTCCAAACATTGCTGCAgggtttatattttttcatgttaaatCCATCATAATGTccatatttgttaatttatatattgaaGAACTGGTTTGAAATGTATTTCGGTGTTACATCATAATGGTTCTGTCACTTTGTAGTTGTTAAGTTTTGTTAACGTACTTTACTAATGTATTAAAGTCTctttgttttctaaaaaaaaaaatacattccaAGGCGTTGTCCcccttttttaacttcttattttgtttgaaataagcATGTTTCGATTAAATGATTGTTTTGTCGTATTTATGTTCCCAGAAAGAGAAAAATATCCCCCTTTGCCTCTGTGTAACACAGCAAGATTATGTAGTACATTGCAACATAATTGTTTCCTAGAAACTAATGTTATTCTGTAGATAAGATCGACTGTGATATTATACATGCATCGCGATTTTCTTTCTTTcgt is part of the Crassostrea angulata isolate pt1a10 chromosome 3, ASM2561291v2, whole genome shotgun sequence genome and encodes:
- the LOC128177548 gene encoding potassium/sodium hyperpolarization-activated cyclic nucleotide-gated channel 3-like isoform X6, translating into MNYSLKREYLEKWMSLINRHPFSRGCDDEDMFKVPPARSVSMSSLRNPSGHPLINISEYDRPVSYSSDEESSNPTSPYHQARNQQGALSDRSKESENEELLSENESEFQLHVEHVATLSPKPTRSDSVKLKRQSNGRQYRKNSQPIGSATPPKPARRSASLKLKRMHLDVNNQSKERTMPCLPKCSNRPTNPSITITIESDDDSIYSDYLNPDVNYKNEINRVHFVGDETSLYGTPREELLPPTGDTASNDLYNNKSSPTSFLKEQIISFFQPSDNKLAMKLFGNKNSLQREKMRHKRVGNWVIHPCSNFRFYWDLFMLVLLLANLIILPVAISFFNNDLSEEWIAFNCISDTVFFLDIIINFRTGIILNDFADEIILDPKLIAKHYVKSWFFLDLISTIPMDYIFLWWDAEADFYQMVHAGRALRILRLAKLLSLLRLLRLSRLVRYVQQWEEFLAVAGKFMRIFNLICLMLLLGHWNGCLQFLVPMLEDFPRDCWVSIEELKNASWWTQYTWALFKALSHMLCIGYGRFPPQNMTDTWLTILSMLSGATCYALFLGHTTTIIQSFDTSRRLYNEKFKQVEEYMIYRKLPRKLRQKISEYYEHRYQGKMFDEDNILDELNEVLRQEVINHNCRALVKSVPFFTNADPQFVSAVISKLEFEVFQPGDYVIREGTMGNKMYFIQEGIVDIITKDNEIATSLSDGSYFGEICLLTNAKRVASVRAETYVNLYSLSVQHFNSVLERYPLMRRTMESVAAERLTKIGKNPSIVSSRADLEEDQKLVNEIVMESTPVVTSASEDEDKDSDDSSESSKSSRRKKKFKFDFTGKLQKITEERKSKSRESLHKDSLDMPNGKMEKLRKMPSGSNLFGLRVGFAGFSDRKRSESVGANLNSIEHHSGSGQSGQSYLPRRASFLGTKFFKPKEPKKEKKERTRSTGGNDSPSSDGKGGVIQFLTVPLQADLRHKLKGKKSKSEHSVSQKEPPTNMHSQDIIEESPLNVQSGSDSIPETVVHQTDRAKECVYQIEDIDESSPSSHL
- the LOC128177548 gene encoding potassium/sodium hyperpolarization-activated cyclic nucleotide-gated channel 3-like isoform X5, producing the protein MNYSLKREYLEKWMSLINRHPFSRGCDDEDMFKVPPARSVSMSSLRNPSGHPLINISEYDRPVSYSSDEESSNPTSPYHQARNQQGALSDRSKESENEELLSENESEFQLHVEHVATLSPKPTRSDSVKLKRQSNGRQYRKNSQPIGSATPPKPARRSASLKLKRMHLDVNNQSKERTMPCLPKCSNRPTNPSITITIESDDDSIYSDYLNPDVNYKNEINRVHFVGDETSLYGTPREELLPPTGDTASNDLYNNKSSPTSFLKEQIISFFQPSDNKLAMKLFGNKNSLQREKMRHKRVGNWVIHPCSNFRFYWDLFMLVLLLANLIILPVAISFFNNDLSEEWIAFNCISDTVFFLDIIINFRTGIILNDFADEIILDPKLIAKHYVKSWFFLDLISTIPMDYIFLWWDAEADFYQMVHAGTGLRVDAGSYWQGRALRILRLAKLLSLLRLLRLSRLVRYVQQWEEFLAVAGKFMRIFNLICLMLLLGHWNGCLQFLVPMLEDFPRDCWVSIEELKNASWWTQYTWALFKALSHMLCIGYGRFPPQNMTDTWLTILSMLSGATCYALFLGHTTTIIQSFDTSRRLYNEKFKQVEEYMIYRKLPRKLRQKISEYYEHRYQGKMFDEDNILDELNEVLRQEVINHNCRALVKSVPFFTNADPQFVSAVISKLEFEVFQPGDYVIREGTMGNKMYFIQEGIVDIITKDNEIATSLSDGSYFGEICLLTNAKRVASVRAETYVNLYSLSVQHFNSVLERYPLMRRTMESVAAERLTKIGKNPSIVSSRADLEEDQKLVNEIVMESTPVVTSASEDEDKDSDDSSESSKSSRRKKKFKFDFTGKLQKITEERKSKSRESLHKDSLDMPNGKMEKLRKMPSGSNLFGLRVGFAGFSDRKRSESVGANLNSIEHHSGSGQSGQSYLPRRASFLGTKFFKPKEPKKEKKERTRSTGGNDSPSSDGKGGVIQFLTVPLQADLRHKLKGKKSKSEHSVSQKEPPTNMHSQDIIEESPLNVQSGSDSIPETVVHQTDRAKECVYQIEDIDESSPSSHL